Proteins from a genomic interval of Paenibacillus sp. FSL H8-0048:
- a CDS encoding MBL fold metallo-hydrolase, with translation MVFPILQRGKEDKKMSVSQMNIGIKAIELQMEYYGGPFDVYPTLLWDEQNLVLVDTGIPGQLDQIRTLLEAEGFGLDKLTHIIITHQDGDHIGSLPELIQARGNEVTVLAHKEAVPYLTGAIPLLKSKTFAPPVHVHQALKDKDILPLAGGIQVVFTPGHTPDHMSLYHIPSQTLIAGDALNSKDGNLLSFDDEYTLDHPTALKSIAKLLELDIRKVITYHGNEVTHGIKETLQQIINTTTSI, from the coding sequence ATGGTTTTTCCAATTTTGCAAAGAGGAAAGGAAGATAAAAAGATGTCTGTTTCTCAAATGAATATCGGAATTAAAGCGATAGAGCTTCAAATGGAATACTATGGCGGACCATTTGATGTATATCCAACATTGTTATGGGATGAACAGAATCTTGTGCTTGTCGATACCGGGATTCCTGGGCAATTGGATCAGATCCGCACGTTACTTGAAGCAGAAGGATTTGGTCTAGATAAGCTGACGCATATCATCATCACGCATCAAGATGGCGATCACATTGGCAGTCTGCCGGAACTAATTCAGGCAAGGGGGAACGAGGTAACGGTGCTTGCACATAAGGAGGCTGTACCTTATTTGACGGGAGCCATTCCGCTGCTTAAAAGTAAAACCTTCGCACCGCCTGTGCACGTTCATCAGGCACTGAAGGATAAAGACATTCTGCCCCTGGCCGGTGGTATTCAAGTCGTCTTTACACCTGGACACACGCCAGATCACATGTCGCTATATCATATTCCAAGCCAAACGTTAATTGCTGGCGATGCATTAAATTCAAAAGATGGAAACCTTCTGTCCTTTGACGATGAATACACGTTGGATCATCCTACTGCGTTGAAGTCGATTGCCAAACTCTTAGAGCTGGATATTAGAAAAGTGATCACTTATCATGGTAACGAAGTTACACATGGAATCAAGGAAACTCTTCAACAAATAATAAATACAACAACCTCTATCTGA
- a CDS encoding ATP-grasp domain-containing protein, with amino-acid sequence MNNAPYMEHLTGTRAAKLWYSNINWEQGKAAQEIRLPYINNASGDRLVSQMDLYQIYLADEEDLVLLKEAPDPEFLSYLEEEKIALPSIAIGARSEYTGEFRNRIAVPYLIDEQEEQFLKENGGRWTGPPARLSVELNSKIATRKLCEEIGFPVSDGKICEGLDAIRRACAELEGRHPGARLVVKTAYGSSGKALFHIHRGADLETLLGYLARQISRGGGQPVVTVERWHQVERHLTAQLWLGVTDCKILAMTEQRITDAGVYRGSRLHPDLPESLTVAYTERLQLLGKALHSRGYKGFIGVDSILDEDGTLIPVIEINARLTMVTYLLKLRKHLLERGFPIIETQSYDFKLHPGAQFSDFAEKLTSLRISAEQGGAFVYGFHQDGDSADRIRPCRVSTLTWGVDDEAEKLARQGLEEAIMQWRGAVV; translated from the coding sequence ATGAATAACGCACCTTATATGGAGCATCTGACCGGAACGCGCGCAGCGAAGCTCTGGTACTCAAATATTAATTGGGAGCAAGGCAAAGCCGCTCAAGAAATTCGCTTACCTTATATTAACAATGCGTCCGGAGATCGGCTCGTATCGCAAATGGACCTCTACCAAATTTATTTGGCTGACGAAGAAGATCTTGTTCTCCTGAAAGAGGCTCCGGACCCTGAATTCCTATCTTATTTGGAAGAAGAGAAGATAGCCCTCCCCTCCATCGCGATTGGGGCACGGTCTGAATATACGGGTGAGTTTCGCAACCGGATTGCTGTTCCTTACTTGATAGACGAGCAGGAGGAGCAGTTTCTCAAGGAAAACGGCGGGAGATGGACCGGCCCGCCCGCCCGATTGTCCGTGGAACTGAACAGCAAGATCGCAACGCGTAAATTATGCGAAGAAATCGGCTTTCCAGTCAGCGACGGCAAGATATGCGAGGGGCTTGACGCGATCCGCCGTGCTTGCGCCGAGTTGGAGGGACGGCATCCTGGCGCCCGGCTGGTTGTAAAAACCGCTTACGGTTCTTCCGGTAAAGCGCTGTTCCATATCCATCGAGGCGCGGATTTGGAGACGCTGCTTGGATATTTAGCGAGGCAGATCTCTCGGGGAGGCGGGCAACCGGTTGTGACGGTGGAGCGCTGGCATCAGGTCGAGCGCCATCTGACGGCACAACTCTGGCTGGGGGTGACAGATTGCAAGATCCTGGCGATGACCGAGCAGAGGATTACGGATGCAGGAGTGTACAGGGGGAGCCGTCTGCACCCGGACCTGCCCGAATCCTTGACCGTAGCTTATACCGAACGGCTGCAACTGCTGGGTAAAGCTTTACATTCCCGGGGCTACAAGGGTTTCATCGGGGTAGACTCCATACTGGATGAAGACGGAACTTTAATACCGGTGATTGAGATCAATGCCCGTCTTACCATGGTCACGTATTTGCTAAAGCTTCGCAAGCACTTGCTCGAACGCGGGTTTCCTATAATTGAGACTCAATCCTATGATTTCAAGCTCCACCCTGGAGCCCAATTTTCAGATTTTGCCGAAAAGCTGACATCACTAAGGATCTCTGCCGAACAAGGCGGGGCATTCGTGTATGGTTTCCACCAGGATGGGGATTCGGCAGACCGTATCCGGCCTTGCAGGGTCTCGACTCTGACCTGGGGGGTGGACGATGAAGCTGAGAAGCTTGCCCGTCAAGGGCTGGAGGAAGCAATCATGCAATGGAGGGGAGCTGTCGTATGA